The stretch of DNA TGCAGGGCGCTGGCGGCGTCGGCCTGCAATTGTTGTGCGCGCGTATCCGGCCACAGCCAGTTCGACAGCGGTTGCCGCAGCAGCAGCAACAGCAGCGCCACCGAGACCAGGGCCATGACGCCGATGCCCCAGCCGCGCCAACGGATGCGCCTTGCCGTGTCATCGGCCCAGCGACCGCTGCGGTCGTCGTCTTCGCCCCATTGCCAGTCGTTCCAGCGCGGCGATTGCGGCTCTACCCGGTCACGACCCGCAGAGCGGCCGTCACCGCCGTCGACGTCGCCGTCGGCGCCGTTGGCGCTCAATTTCCCCGGTTCATGTGGCGTAGCTGATGTCACCCGCCAAGCATAGCGTCATGTCGGTGAGGGGATGTGGAGGGCGATGCACGGCGTTCAGCGTCGCTGCGCATGCTCCACCCCGGGCAGCGACGCCAGTTTGCCGAGCAGCGTCGACAGCTGGCCGTAATCGCCCACGCGCAGGCGCAGGCGCAGACGCACCCGGGCACCATTGCGCTCGACATCGCTGCTGATGCTCAGCACGTGCGCATTGCCCTGGGCGATCAGGTTGGTCACTTCCTTGAGCAGCCATTTGCGGTCGAGCGCGAGCACTTCGATATCGACCTCGTAACCGCTGCCTGCGCGCCCCCACTCCACCGGCAGCACGCGCTGCGGCTGCGACGCCGCCAGGCGCTGGAAAGCGGTGCAATCGGGGCGGTGGACGGTGACGCCGCGGCCACGGGTGAGGTAGCCGACGATCGGCTCGCCCGGCAGCGGCTGGCAGCAGCGCGCCAGTTGCACCAGCAGATTGCCGACACCCTCGACGGTGAAGTCGGTGGTCCTACGCGGGACGCGTCGCGGCAGTGTCGGCGTAGTGACGGTGCCGGTGGGCGTGGCCGCGGCGGCGGCAGCTGCGGACGCGGCACGTTCGTGCTCGAGCAGCGCGCGGCCGACCTGGTGCGGGCCGATATCGCCCAAGGCCACCTGCACGTAAACCTCGCCGTCGCTGGCAAGGTTGAACTTCTCGCGGGCCGGGGCGAGGTCGGCGCCGAGCAGGCCGAGGCGACGCAGTTCCTTGTCGAGCAGGTCCTTGCCGGCGCTCTCGTTGCGGGCACGATCGAGTTTGTGGAACCAGGCCCGCACCTTGTCGCGAGAGCGGCTGCTGGCGAGGAAGCCGTTGGCCGCGATCAGCCAGTCGCGACGGGGTTCGCCGGTCTTGGCGGTCATGATCTCGACGCGGTCGCCGGTACGCAGCTTGTGGTCGAGCGGGACGATGCGGCCGTCGACCTTGGCGCCGCGGCAGCGGTGGCCGACCTCGGTGTGGACGTGATAGGCGAAATCGAGCGGCGTCGCGCCGGTGGGGAGATCGATCACCTCGCCCTTTGGCGTCAGCACGTAGATGCGGTCCTCGACCAGCTCGGTGTCGAACTCGCCCGACAGCGATCCGTCCTCGCGCCCGCCTTCGCCCGAGGCTTCCAGCAGGCGCCGCATCCAGGCGATCTTGCGGTCGAAGGCGGCGTCGGCGCTGTGGCTGCCGACTTCCTTGTACTTCCAGTGCGCTGCCACGCCGAGTTCGGCCTGGCGGTGCATGTCGTGCGTGCGGATCTGCACCTCCAGGGTCTTGCCTTCCGGCCCGACCACGGCGGTGTGCAGCGAGCGGTAGTCGTTGCGCTTGGGTCGGGCGATGTAGTCGTCGAACTCGCTCGGGATCGGCGCCCAGGTCGCATGGACGACGCCGAGCGCGGCGTAGCAGTCGGCGAGGCTGTCGACCAGCACGCGCACCGCGCGCAGGTCGTAGAGCTCGCCGATCGGCACGTTCTTGCGCTGCATCTTCTTCCAGATGCTGTAGATGTGCTTGGGCCGGCCGGCAATCTCGGCGACGACGCCCTGTGCCGCCATCGCCTCGCGCAGCGTGCCCTTGACCTGTTCGATGTAGCGTTCGCGATCGGTGCGCTTCTCGTCGAGCAGGCGCGCGATCTGCTGGTAGGTCTGCGGTTCCAGGTAGCGGAACGCGAGATCCTCCAGCTCCCACTTCAGCTGCCAGATGCCCAGCCGGTTGGCCAATGGCGCCTGGATGTCGCGGGTGAGCAGCGCGAGCTCGCGACGTTGCTCGTCCGGCAACGGTTCGGCGTGGCGCATGCGCGCCAGCTGGCGCGCCAGCAGGATAGGAACCACGCGCAGGTCGCGGACGATGGCCAGCAGCAGCCGTCGCAGGCCTTCATTGCCGGCCTGGCCATGGCGCTCGGCATGCAGCGCCCAGACCTGCGCGGCGGCGCGCTGGCCTTCGATCAGGGGCGCGACTGCCGGGAAATCGCGCTCGACCGGGCCCAGTGCGGCCCGCCAGCCCGGATACGTGTGCAGGATCGCCGCCGCAGCGGTGTCGCCATCAGCGCCGAGCAGCACCAGCGCCTCGAGCATGCTCGCCACGACCTGGGGCGGATCGTCGGCGTCGTCCAGCGCCGAGGGCGCGGCGGCCGCCTGCTCCATCGCCTTGCGCAGTGGCGCGGCGATGCCGGCGGCAACCGGATGCGCCAGCACGGCGGCAAGCTGTGGAATCTCGGTGACCATGGCGGGGGGCGTGGCGTGGAACGATCGTGGACGACGCGGTCTACACTAGCGGGCAACCGTCTGGAGGAACAGCGCATGCGTTTGACCCGCCCCCGTCCCACGCCCTTCAAAAGCACGCTCCGCAACGCCTCGCTCCGCCTGCTCGCGCTGGCGGCACTGCTGCCCCTGGCCGGAGCGTCGTTCGCCCAGCAGAAGATCGAGCAGCAGATGAGCTACGAGCAGTTCAAGGCCGCCGGCCTGGACCGCCTGAGTCCCGAGCAGCTGGCCAACCTCAACGACTGGCTCGATGGCAAGCTCAAGGTCGAAACCGCCAAGGCTGCCGAAACCGCAAAGCAGTCCGGCGGCGACGAAGACCGCCGCGGCCTGTTCCTGGCCACGTCGCGCGAACCGGTCGACGGCACGATCACCGGCAACTTCACCGGCTTCGGCAAGGGCCGCAGCTTCACGCTCGACAATGGCCAGGTGTGGCAGCAGATCGACGATGTCTCGCTTACCGGCGTCAAGGACGCCAACCCCAAGGTCAAGATCACGCCCAGCGTGATTGGTTCTGCCTGGTATCTGTCGATCGAGGGCTTCAACGCGCGCGCCAAGGTGCAGCGCGTCAAGTAACCGCCACCCAGTAGCCACCACGCAAAGGAATCGTCCATGCGCCTGTTGCTCGCCTGCGTTGCCGTTTTCGTTGCTGCTTCGATGTCGCCCGCATCTGCGCGCGCGGCACAGGATTACGTTGCGCTGGAGCAGCGGCTGAATGCCGAACAGATGCGCGCCACCGGCCTCGACACGCTGTCACCCGAACAACTGGCCCTGCTCAACCGGCTGCTGAGCCAGGAGCAGGGCGCGGCGTTGGAAGCCGCCGTGGCCGAGCGCGCCGCCGATGACGTCGGCCGGCGCGAGAAGCGCACCGCCGCCGGCCCGGTCATGGCGAGCGTGCAGGGCGATGTACGCAGCTGGTCGCGCGGCGATACCGTGCTGCTCGACAACGGCCAGCGCTGGCGCGTTGTCGAGGGCAACCTCTACCTGGGCAAGCCGGTAACCAACCCGAAGGTCACCCTGACGCCGGGCTTCATGGGCGCCTGGTACCTGCAGATGGACGGGCAGACACCGCGCATGAAGGTGCAGCGGGCCGACTAGTCAGCGGCGCAGCTGCGACAGCCGCTGCGCAAGCTTCTTTGGCGACACGCCGCCGCGCGCGCCCAGTTCCTGGGCGAACAGCGACACGCGCAGCTCCTCCAGGTCCCAGCGCAGCGCCTGCCACTCGGGCTGGTCGCCCGCGCCCTCTTCCACGGCCCTGGCCAGCGCGTCGGCAAACGGCTTGATCTCGAGCATCCGCGCCTGGTCGCGGACCGGATCGCGCAACGCGCGTTCACCACGCAGGGCCAACGCCTTCAGGTAGCGCGGATATTCGCGCAATGCCTGCGCTGGAACGTTGCGCAGGAAGCCCGGCGGCGTCAACGACGCCAGGTGCGCGCGCATGTCGTCGAGGTTGCCGCTGGCCCAGCCCATCAGCGGCGACTCCAGCTTGGCGCGTGCTTCGGCGACGGCGCCCAGGATGGTCTCGGCCTGGCGCAGGCGTTCCATCGCGTCGGCGAACAGTTGCTTTGCGATGGCATCGCGGCGCGCGGCGAATGCGCCGGAATCGCGGATGTCGAATAGCCCTGCGCCCGCACCATCGGCGGCCAGCGAGGCAAACGCGCCGTCGACCAGATCCAGGCGCAGACGATCGCCTTCCTTCAGGCCATCGTTACGCGGTGCCGCCGACTCGATGGCGGCGTACAACAATCCGGTTTTCGGCGTGACCGGCAATTGCTTGCGCGCCTGCTTGAGCTTGTCGGCCAGTGCGATCGCCAACAGCCTGCGCACACCACGCGGGTGCTCACGCCTGGCCACTTCGGCTTCGGCATGCACGCGCAGCGACACGCTCTCGCCATCGTCATGCAACGCCGGGTACGCGGGGACACCGCCCGCGCCTGCCACCGAGACCGGGATCGGCGAATCGGGGAACGTCGTCAGGCCCTGCTGCGCCAGGCCGTCGGCGGCGCGGGCCGCGAAGGCCGCGGCCGCGCGTTCGCCGAAACGGCGACGAAGGTCGTCGAGGTCGCGCGATTCGGCCAGGACGTTGCGACTCTCGCCCTTGCCGCCGCCTTCGATCAGCTGCAGGTTCATGCGCAGGTGCGGCTCAAGCGCCGCCTCATCGAAGTCGAGTGCCACAACCGCGACGCCACCGAGCTTCGACAGGAAACGCGACAGCTCACCGGTGATGCTGTCGGCGCTGGCCTGCGGATGCGCCTCGAAAAACGCCCGGGCGAAATCCGGCGCCGGCACGAAGTTGCGGCGCAGGGTCTTGGGCAGTGACTTGATCAGCGCCGCCGCCTTGTCGGCGACGAAGCCCGGCGCCAGCCAGGACAAGCGCACCGGATCGAGCGCGTTGAGCAGGTGCAGCGGCACGGCGAGTGTCATGCCATCGTCGCTGGCACCGGGTTCGAACCGGTACTTCACCGCCAGTCGCGCATTGCCAAGCGCCAGGTACGGCGGGAAGCGCTGCGCGTCGCTTTCGTCGACCACCATCAGGTCGGCCAACGACCATTCCAGCGCGGCCTTCTCCGCTGGCGGCAGCTTGCCGTACCAGGCATCGAGCGCCTGCGCGTTGTGCACGTGCGACGGCAGGCGGTCGAGGTACCACTGCGCCATCCATTCTTCTTCGACGACCAGGCCACTGCGGCGCTGCTTGGCTTCCTCGTCGCGGGCCTTGGCCAGCGTGGCCAGGTTGCGCGCCAGGAACGCACTGCGGGTATTGATCTCGCCGGTGACCAGCGCGTCGCGGGCGAAGATGACGCGGCTCTCTTCCGGGAACAGCGCGCCATAGTGCACCGGCCGCTTGGGCGCCAGCACCAGGCCGAACAGGCTGATCTGCTCGCTGCCGACCACGCGACCCTGCGATCGCGCCCAGCGCGGATCGTGCTGGCGACGCGCCAGCAGATGCGGCAGCTCGGCAATGACCCAATCCGGCTCGATCCCGGCGTTGGTCAGCGACCACACGCGCTCGGTGTCGAGCAGCGTCGCCGACAACACCCACGGCGGCGGCTTCTTCGCCAGCGGCGAACC from Lysobacter arenosi encodes:
- a CDS encoding RelA/SpoT family protein, with the protein product MVTEIPQLAAVLAHPVAAGIAAPLRKAMEQAAAAPSALDDADDPPQVVASMLEALVLLGADGDTAAAAILHTYPGWRAALGPVERDFPAVAPLIEGQRAAAQVWALHAERHGQAGNEGLRRLLLAIVRDLRVVPILLARQLARMRHAEPLPDEQRRELALLTRDIQAPLANRLGIWQLKWELEDLAFRYLEPQTYQQIARLLDEKRTDRERYIEQVKGTLREAMAAQGVVAEIAGRPKHIYSIWKKMQRKNVPIGELYDLRAVRVLVDSLADCYAALGVVHATWAPIPSEFDDYIARPKRNDYRSLHTAVVGPEGKTLEVQIRTHDMHRQAELGVAAHWKYKEVGSHSADAAFDRKIAWMRRLLEASGEGGREDGSLSGEFDTELVEDRIYVLTPKGEVIDLPTGATPLDFAYHVHTEVGHRCRGAKVDGRIVPLDHKLRTGDRVEIMTAKTGEPRRDWLIAANGFLASSRSRDKVRAWFHKLDRARNESAGKDLLDKELRRLGLLGADLAPAREKFNLASDGEVYVQVALGDIGPHQVGRALLEHERAASAAAAAAATPTGTVTTPTLPRRVPRRTTDFTVEGVGNLLVQLARCCQPLPGEPIVGYLTRGRGVTVHRPDCTAFQRLAASQPQRVLPVEWGRAGSGYEVDIEVLALDRKWLLKEVTNLIAQGNAHVLSISSDVERNGARVRLRLRLRVGDYGQLSTLLGKLASLPGVEHAQRR